In Carya illinoinensis cultivar Pawnee chromosome 16, C.illinoinensisPawnee_v1, whole genome shotgun sequence, a single window of DNA contains:
- the LOC122299886 gene encoding uncharacterized protein LOC122299886 isoform X3: MASSLTRGPPFLFFFPSHFEHLSSVYAPSPLPKPTASPGETNAIPTAINQPCAFIVAVLYSLQHFRPAGDTLRRSWCTWGRWSIIKKTHHHHCLHPSHRCPYDYHYIRSHHGSSDEVLQAIPATLLSAKAPTEGNGEAKKVYSRASGRYVER, from the exons ATGGCTTCTTCACTGACCCGTGgtcctccttttcttttctttttcccatctcATTTCGAACATCTATCTTCAGTTTACGCCCCTTCCCCTCTGCCGAAACCCACCGCTTCCCCAGGCGAAACCAACGCCATCCCCACCGCAATAAACCAGCCCTGTGCTTTCATCGTGGCTGTGTTGTACTCGCTGCAACATTTTCGGCCCGCAGGTGATACACTGAGACGGAGTTGGTGTACGTGGGGTCGGTGGAGCATCATAAAG AAAACCCACCACCACCACTGTCTGCATCCATCGCACCGCTGCCCCTACGACTACCATTATATTCGCAGCCACCACGGCTCCTCAGACGAGGTCCTTCAAG CCATACCAGCTACGCTCCTCTCAGCAAAGGCACCCACTGAAG gaaatggtgaggccaagaaagtctactcaagagcttCGGGACGATACGTCGAGAgatga
- the LOC122299886 gene encoding uncharacterized protein LOC122299886 isoform X2: MASSLTRGPPFLFFFPSHFEHLSSVYAPSPLPKPTASPGETNAIPTAINQPCAFIVAVLYSLQHFRPAGDTLRRSWCTWGRWSIIKKTHHHHCLHPSHRCPYDYHYIRSHHGSSDEVLQAIPATLLSAKAPTEDFDAEIEEEEEAEPEEAAPLEF; this comes from the exons ATGGCTTCTTCACTGACCCGTGgtcctccttttcttttctttttcccatctcATTTCGAACATCTATCTTCAGTTTACGCCCCTTCCCCTCTGCCGAAACCCACCGCTTCCCCAGGCGAAACCAACGCCATCCCCACCGCAATAAACCAGCCCTGTGCTTTCATCGTGGCTGTGTTGTACTCGCTGCAACATTTTCGGCCCGCAGGTGATACACTGAGACGGAGTTGGTGTACGTGGGGTCGGTGGAGCATCATAAAG AAAACCCACCACCACCACTGTCTGCATCCATCGCACCGCTGCCCCTACGACTACCATTATATTCGCAGCCACCACGGCTCCTCAGACGAGGTCCTTCAAG CCATACCAGCTACGCTCCTCTCAGCAAAGGCACCCACTGAAG attttgatgcagagattgaggaggaggaggaggctgagcccgaggaggcggctccgctggagttttga
- the LOC122299886 gene encoding uncharacterized protein LOC122299886 isoform X4 — translation MASSLTRGPPFLFFFPSHFEHLSSVYAPSPLPKPTASPGETNAIPTAINQPCAFIVAVLYSLQHFRPAGDTLRRSWCTWGRWSIIKKTHHHHCLHPSHRCPYDYHYIRSHHGSSDEVLQAIPATLLSAKAPTEGLP, via the exons ATGGCTTCTTCACTGACCCGTGgtcctccttttcttttctttttcccatctcATTTCGAACATCTATCTTCAGTTTACGCCCCTTCCCCTCTGCCGAAACCCACCGCTTCCCCAGGCGAAACCAACGCCATCCCCACCGCAATAAACCAGCCCTGTGCTTTCATCGTGGCTGTGTTGTACTCGCTGCAACATTTTCGGCCCGCAGGTGATACACTGAGACGGAGTTGGTGTACGTGGGGTCGGTGGAGCATCATAAAG AAAACCCACCACCACCACTGTCTGCATCCATCGCACCGCTGCCCCTACGACTACCATTATATTCGCAGCCACCACGGCTCCTCAGACGAGGTCCTTCAAG CCATACCAGCTACGCTCCTCTCAGCAAAGGCACCCACTGAAG GTCTGCCATAA
- the LOC122299886 gene encoding uncharacterized protein LOC122299886 isoform X5: MASSLTRGPPFLFFFPSHFEHLSSVYAPSPLPKPTASPGETNAIPTAINQPCAFIVAVLYSLQHFRPAGDTLRRSWCTWGRWSIIKKTHHHHCLHPSHRCPYDYHYIRSHHGSSDEVLQAIPATLLSAKAPTEVPS; this comes from the exons ATGGCTTCTTCACTGACCCGTGgtcctccttttcttttctttttcccatctcATTTCGAACATCTATCTTCAGTTTACGCCCCTTCCCCTCTGCCGAAACCCACCGCTTCCCCAGGCGAAACCAACGCCATCCCCACCGCAATAAACCAGCCCTGTGCTTTCATCGTGGCTGTGTTGTACTCGCTGCAACATTTTCGGCCCGCAGGTGATACACTGAGACGGAGTTGGTGTACGTGGGGTCGGTGGAGCATCATAAAG AAAACCCACCACCACCACTGTCTGCATCCATCGCACCGCTGCCCCTACGACTACCATTATATTCGCAGCCACCACGGCTCCTCAGACGAGGTCCTTCAAG CCATACCAGCTACGCTCCTCTCAGCAAAGGCACCCACTGAAG
- the LOC122299637 gene encoding NAC domain-containing protein 30-like, producing the protein MDQMESCVPPGFRFHPTEEELVGYYLRRKINSLKIDLDVIVDIDLYKIEPWDIQAKCKLGYDERNEWYFFSHKDKKYPTGTRTNRATAAGFWKATGRDKAVFSNNLIIGMRKTLVFYKGRAPSGRKTDWIMHEYRLQTSENGPPQEEGWVVCRAFKKPSPNHRQGFEAWVHGHYHRDNSQVRPPAFSDLVGSTTHEEVNPNQAATFDYPQPIMINSVRQELVCSHGTNLLANQLIELPQLADSPSTLSTSLATKEGNLQHNGIAINEDFEDERSSITSHYIDWRNLDDLLSSQFSTPATTNSFPHPNFPLIAQENEAQNNAGGHFLGCFPDL; encoded by the exons ATGGATCAGATGGAGTCTTGTGTCCCACCAGGCTTTAGATTTCACCCAACAGAAGAAGAACTAGTGGGTTACTACCTGAGGAGAAAGATTAACTCTCTGAAAATCGATCTAGATGTTATTGTTGACATTGATCTCTACAAAATTGAGCCATGGGATATCCAAG CCAAATGCAAGCTAGGGTATGATGAAAGGAATGAGTGGTACTTCTTCAGTCACAAAGACAAAAAATACCCAACTGGAACACGGACTAACAGGGCCACTGCTGCCGGTTTCTGGAAGGCAACAGGAAGGGATAAGGCCGTGTTCTCAAACAACCTAATCATAGGGATGAGAAAGACTTTGGTTTTCTACAAGGGAAGAGCACCCAGTGGTCGGAAAACCGACTGGATCATGCATGAATATAGGCTACAAACATCTGAAAATGGACCTCCTCAG GAAGAAGGATGGGTCGTGTGTAGGGCATTCAAGAAACCGAGTCCTAATCATAGACAAGGTTTTGAAGCTTGGGTTCATGGGCACTATCACAGAGATAACAGCCAAGTTAGACCTCCAGCATTTTCAGATTTAGTAGGCAGTACAACACATGAAGAGGTTAATCCAAATCAAGCTGCAACTTTTGATTATCCTCAACCTATCATGATCAATTCAGTACGTCAAGAGCTTGTTTGCAGCCATGGTACAAATCTTTTGGCCAACCAACTGATTGAGCTCCCACAACTGGCCGATAGCCCTAGTACTCTATCAACTAGTTTGGCAACAAAAGAAGGTAATTTACAGCACAATGGTATCGCCATTAATGAAGATTTTGAAGACGAAAGGAGCAGTATTACCAGCCATTACATTGACTGGAGAAATTTGGATGACTTGCTATCATCACAATTCAGTACTCCTGCCACAACTAATTCCTTTCCTCATCCAAACTTTCCATTGATAGCCCAGGAAAATGAAGCTCAAAACAATGCAGGTGGCCATTTCCTTGGGTGCTTTCCTGACTTGTAA